In Numida meleagris isolate 19003 breed g44 Domestic line chromosome 23, NumMel1.0, whole genome shotgun sequence, the following proteins share a genomic window:
- the TIRAP gene encoding toll/interleukin-1 receptor domain-containing adapter protein isoform X1, with amino-acid sequence MQPLLCSDIGISGSFPSPELWLALLQERFRAGAWRLSGALPVMAGWFRRLLQKPKQSSSHTSSSSHSTASHSLSSSPSSFSSSSSAWSSSSSSSTSTARPGRPAPVDISSSGSARWAKSYDVCICHSEVDLEFVEELVSYLESQPQSLRCFLQLRDSVAGSAIMTELCEAVQNSHCWVMLITPSFLQDPWCRYQMHQALAEAPMANGRTIPVLKDIDRKDYPKELRNLYYIYTALKENSFRQIRDTVLRCEYPTPCTVGWNITSVLRHPSVGHGKGLDPCALLLLLFKWLIGDQSAC; translated from the exons GAGAGGTTTCGTGCAGGAGCTTGGAGGCTGAGTGGTGCACTGCCTGTTATGGCCG GATGGTTTAGGCGGCTCCTGCAGAAGCCCAAGCAGAGCTCCAGCCACACATCAAGCAGCTCTCATAGCACTGCCAGCCACTCACTTTCGTCTTCgccctcctccttctcctcctcctcctctgcttggagctccagctcctccagcagcaccagcacggCTCGGCCTGGCCGCCCAGCCCCAGTGGACATCAGCAGCTCGGGCAGCGCACGCTGGGCAAAGAGCTATGATGTGTGCATCTGCCACAGTGAGGTGGACCTGGAGTTTGTGGAGGAGCTGGTGTCCTACTTGGAGAGCCAGCCCCAGAGCCTGCGCTGTTTCCTGCAGCTGCGGGACAGCGTGGCAGGCAGTGCCATCATGACGGAGCTGTGCGAGGCCGTGCAGAACAGCCACTGCTGGGTGATGCTCATCACCCCCAGCTTCCTGCAGGACCCCTGGTGCAGGTACCAGATGCACCAGGCGCTAGCCGAGGCCCCGATGGCCAATGGGCGTACCATCCCCGTGCTGAAGGACATTGACAGGAAAGATTACCCCAAGGAGTTGAGGAACCTCTACTACATCTACACGGCTCTCAAGGAGAACAGCTTCAGGCAGATCAGGGACACTGTGCTGCGCTGTGAGTACCCTACACCCTGTACCGTGGGGTGGAACATTACCTCTGTACTCAGACATCCCTCAGTGGGCCATGGGAAGGGGTTGGatccctgtgctctgcttttgttattatttaaatggTTAATTGGAGATCAGTCAGCTTGCTAA
- the TIRAP gene encoding toll/interleukin-1 receptor domain-containing adapter protein isoform X3, with product MQPLLCSDIGISGSFPSPELWLALLQERFRAGAWRLSGALPVMAGWFRRLLQKPKQSSSHTSSSSHSTASHSLSSSPSSFSSSSSAWSSSSSSSTSTARPGRPAPVDISSSGSARWAKSYDVCICHSEVDLEFVEELVSYLESQPQSLRCFLQLRDSVAGSAIMTELCEAVQNSHCWVMLITPSFLQDPWCRYQMHQALAEAPMANGRTIPVLKDIDRKDYPKELRNLYYIYTALKENSFRQIRDTVLRYLEELCRSSTSGTE from the exons GAGAGGTTTCGTGCAGGAGCTTGGAGGCTGAGTGGTGCACTGCCTGTTATGGCCG GATGGTTTAGGCGGCTCCTGCAGAAGCCCAAGCAGAGCTCCAGCCACACATCAAGCAGCTCTCATAGCACTGCCAGCCACTCACTTTCGTCTTCgccctcctccttctcctcctcctcctctgcttggagctccagctcctccagcagcaccagcacggCTCGGCCTGGCCGCCCAGCCCCAGTGGACATCAGCAGCTCGGGCAGCGCACGCTGGGCAAAGAGCTATGATGTGTGCATCTGCCACAGTGAGGTGGACCTGGAGTTTGTGGAGGAGCTGGTGTCCTACTTGGAGAGCCAGCCCCAGAGCCTGCGCTGTTTCCTGCAGCTGCGGGACAGCGTGGCAGGCAGTGCCATCATGACGGAGCTGTGCGAGGCCGTGCAGAACAGCCACTGCTGGGTGATGCTCATCACCCCCAGCTTCCTGCAGGACCCCTGGTGCAGGTACCAGATGCACCAGGCGCTAGCCGAGGCCCCGATGGCCAATGGGCGTACCATCCCCGTGCTGAAGGACATTGACAGGAAAGATTACCCCAAGGAGTTGAGGAACCTCTACTACATCTACACGGCTCTCAAGGAGAACAGCTTCAGGCAGATCAGGGACACTGTGCTGCGCT ACCTGGAAGAGCTGTGCCGGAGCTCCACGAGTGGAACGGAGTAG
- the TIRAP gene encoding toll/interleukin-1 receptor domain-containing adapter protein isoform X2, which produces MLQERFRAGAWRLSGALPVMAGWFRRLLQKPKQSSSHTSSSSHSTASHSLSSSPSSFSSSSSAWSSSSSSSTSTARPGRPAPVDISSSGSARWAKSYDVCICHSEVDLEFVEELVSYLESQPQSLRCFLQLRDSVAGSAIMTELCEAVQNSHCWVMLITPSFLQDPWCRYQMHQALAEAPMANGRTIPVLKDIDRKDYPKELRNLYYIYTALKENSFRQIRDTVLRCEYPTPCTVGWNITSVLRHPSVGHGKGLDPCALLLLLFKWLIGDQSAC; this is translated from the exons GAGAGGTTTCGTGCAGGAGCTTGGAGGCTGAGTGGTGCACTGCCTGTTATGGCCG GATGGTTTAGGCGGCTCCTGCAGAAGCCCAAGCAGAGCTCCAGCCACACATCAAGCAGCTCTCATAGCACTGCCAGCCACTCACTTTCGTCTTCgccctcctccttctcctcctcctcctctgcttggagctccagctcctccagcagcaccagcacggCTCGGCCTGGCCGCCCAGCCCCAGTGGACATCAGCAGCTCGGGCAGCGCACGCTGGGCAAAGAGCTATGATGTGTGCATCTGCCACAGTGAGGTGGACCTGGAGTTTGTGGAGGAGCTGGTGTCCTACTTGGAGAGCCAGCCCCAGAGCCTGCGCTGTTTCCTGCAGCTGCGGGACAGCGTGGCAGGCAGTGCCATCATGACGGAGCTGTGCGAGGCCGTGCAGAACAGCCACTGCTGGGTGATGCTCATCACCCCCAGCTTCCTGCAGGACCCCTGGTGCAGGTACCAGATGCACCAGGCGCTAGCCGAGGCCCCGATGGCCAATGGGCGTACCATCCCCGTGCTGAAGGACATTGACAGGAAAGATTACCCCAAGGAGTTGAGGAACCTCTACTACATCTACACGGCTCTCAAGGAGAACAGCTTCAGGCAGATCAGGGACACTGTGCTGCGCTGTGAGTACCCTACACCCTGTACCGTGGGGTGGAACATTACCTCTGTACTCAGACATCCCTCAGTGGGCCATGGGAAGGGGTTGGatccctgtgctctgcttttgttattatttaaatggTTAATTGGAGATCAGTCAGCTTGCTAA